In Ascaphus truei isolate aAscTru1 chromosome 7, aAscTru1.hap1, whole genome shotgun sequence, one genomic interval encodes:
- the POLR3GL gene encoding DNA-directed RNA polymerase III subunit RPC7-like isoform X2 produces MAGRGRGGGGGRGQMTFNMEAVGIGRGEALPPPTLQPPPLFPALDFKPVPLQTGEELEYMLALKQELRGAMKGLPYYIKPAAPKKDVERYSDKYQTSGPVDNAIDWHPDWKLLPRELKIKVRKLPKEKSTVILPKHKQRVPLDKEEIIKKLENLEKKEEESSSSEEENKEEEEEKEGEEEYDEEEHEEETDYIMSYFDNGEEFGGDSDDHMDEATY; encoded by the exons ATGGCTGGAAGAGgcagaggtggaggtggaggtcggGGCCAGATGACCTTCAACATGGAGGCTGTTGGGATCGGCAGGGGAGAGGCCTTACCTCCACCCACTCTTCAGCCTCCTCCTTTATTTCCC GCTCTGGATTTCAAGCCTGTGCCCTTGCAGACCGGAGAGGAGCTGGAATACATGCTGGCTTTGAAACAGGAGCTGAGAGGGGCAATGAAGGGTCTCCCTTATTACATCAAGCCTGCCGCTCCCAAGAAAG ATGTGGAGCGTTACTCTGATAAATATCAGACGTCTGGACCTGTTGACAATGCTATTGACTGGCACCCTG ATTGGAAGCTGCTGCCCCGTGAGCTGAAGATCAAAGTGAGAAAGTTGCCGAAAGAGA AATCCACGGTCATCCTTCCCAAGCACAAGCAGAGAGTTCCGCTGGATAAAGAGGAAATCATCAAAAAGCTGGAG AATCTtgaaaagaaggaagaagagtCTTCCTCCTCCGAGGAGGAGAAtaaggaggaggaagaagagaaggagggagaggaggagtatGATGAAGAGGAACACGAGGAG GAGACCGATTACATCATGTCCTATTTTGATAATGGAGAGGAATTTGGGGGGGACAGCGATGATCACATGGACGAAGCCACATACTGA
- the POLR3GL gene encoding DNA-directed RNA polymerase III subunit RPC7-like isoform X1 — MTALAVCFIPRTDLCTLCTDAQAQQKMAGRGRGGGGGRGQMTFNMEAVGIGRGEALPPPTLQPPPLFPALDFKPVPLQTGEELEYMLALKQELRGAMKGLPYYIKPAAPKKDVERYSDKYQTSGPVDNAIDWHPDWKLLPRELKIKVRKLPKEKSTVILPKHKQRVPLDKEEIIKKLENLEKKEEESSSSEEENKEEEEEKEGEEEYDEEEHEEETDYIMSYFDNGEEFGGDSDDHMDEATY, encoded by the exons ATGACAGCTTTGGCTGTCTGTTTTATACCCAGAACGGATTTGTGCACCTTGTGCACTGACGCCCAGGCCCAGCAGAAGATGGCTGGAAGAGgcagaggtggaggtggaggtcggGGCCAGATGACCTTCAACATGGAGGCTGTTGGGATCGGCAGGGGAGAGGCCTTACCTCCACCCACTCTTCAGCCTCCTCCTTTATTTCCC GCTCTGGATTTCAAGCCTGTGCCCTTGCAGACCGGAGAGGAGCTGGAATACATGCTGGCTTTGAAACAGGAGCTGAGAGGGGCAATGAAGGGTCTCCCTTATTACATCAAGCCTGCCGCTCCCAAGAAAG ATGTGGAGCGTTACTCTGATAAATATCAGACGTCTGGACCTGTTGACAATGCTATTGACTGGCACCCTG ATTGGAAGCTGCTGCCCCGTGAGCTGAAGATCAAAGTGAGAAAGTTGCCGAAAGAGA AATCCACGGTCATCCTTCCCAAGCACAAGCAGAGAGTTCCGCTGGATAAAGAGGAAATCATCAAAAAGCTGGAG AATCTtgaaaagaaggaagaagagtCTTCCTCCTCCGAGGAGGAGAAtaaggaggaggaagaagagaaggagggagaggaggagtatGATGAAGAGGAACACGAGGAG GAGACCGATTACATCATGTCCTATTTTGATAATGGAGAGGAATTTGGGGGGGACAGCGATGATCACATGGACGAAGCCACATACTGA
- the POLR3GL gene encoding DNA-directed RNA polymerase III subunit RPC7-like isoform X3: MTALAVCFIPRTDLCTLCTDAQAQQKMAGRGRGGGGGRGQMTFNMEAVGIGRGEALPPPTLQPPPLFPALDFKPVPLQTGEELEYMLALKQELRGAMKGLPYYIKPAAPKKDVERYSDKYQTSGPVDNAIDWHPDWKLLPRELKIKVRKLPKEKSTVILPKHKQRVPLDKEEIIKKLE; the protein is encoded by the exons ATGACAGCTTTGGCTGTCTGTTTTATACCCAGAACGGATTTGTGCACCTTGTGCACTGACGCCCAGGCCCAGCAGAAGATGGCTGGAAGAGgcagaggtggaggtggaggtcggGGCCAGATGACCTTCAACATGGAGGCTGTTGGGATCGGCAGGGGAGAGGCCTTACCTCCACCCACTCTTCAGCCTCCTCCTTTATTTCCC GCTCTGGATTTCAAGCCTGTGCCCTTGCAGACCGGAGAGGAGCTGGAATACATGCTGGCTTTGAAACAGGAGCTGAGAGGGGCAATGAAGGGTCTCCCTTATTACATCAAGCCTGCCGCTCCCAAGAAAG ATGTGGAGCGTTACTCTGATAAATATCAGACGTCTGGACCTGTTGACAATGCTATTGACTGGCACCCTG ATTGGAAGCTGCTGCCCCGTGAGCTGAAGATCAAAGTGAGAAAGTTGCCGAAAGAGA AATCCACGGTCATCCTTCCCAAGCACAAGCAGAGAGTTCCGCTGGATAAAGAGGAAATCATCAAAAAGCTGGAG TAA